In Candidatus Methylomirabilis tolerans, the sequence GCGACCAACGCTCAGGCGAGCCGTCGGAACCATCTCACTTTCAGGAAAATGGTTGATCAGGTGCTGAAGGTGCTTGCGTCCCTCGTCGTACTTCTTCAGGGCAATGGCCGCCTCAGCCTGGCGTACCAACTCGCGATCCGATCCGGCAGGAGTCTCAGCCGGCTTCGATGCAAACAGATCGATGGTTGCACACCCAGAGCTTGCGAGGAGGAGAATCAGACAACCGACCACGAGTAGTCGGCGTCGCAGATAGGGTTTCATATCGATTATCTCCGAGTCATACGAGAAAAACGTATCCCGAGGGGCGATCGGATTACAGATTTCGGATTGCCGAATAGGTGAACAAGGGCAGAAGGGGGCGCCGTCAATCCGTCATGCATTCGGCGATCAGGCCGACTCAGCCTTCTTCTTATAGAGAATGATGGGTGGTTTCCGCTCGACTACAGCCTCGCGGTTGATGATACATTCCGCAATCCCGGACTGTGAGGGGACCTCATACATAATGTCGAGCATGATCTCTTCAAGGATCGCCCGGAGCCCACGAGCGCCGGTCTGCCGCTTCGCCGCCTCTTGAGCCACCGCACTGACCGCATCGTCGGTAAAGGTCAATTTTACGTGTTCAAAATCGAAGAACCTCTGATACTGTCGCAAGAGGGCGTTCTTTGGTTCTACAAGGATCCGCACCAGCGTTTTCTCGTCAAGCTCATGCACGACCGCCACTACCGGCAATCGCCCAACTAACTCGGGAATGAGACCGTATCGCAGCAGGTCTTCCGGTTGGGCTTTAGTCAGCAACTCACTGGTCCACCTTCCCCGTCTTGCCTGAATCTCGGCGCCGAATCCCATCGCCTTCTGACCGGTCCGATGCTCAATGACTTTCTCCAGCCCAACGAATGCCCCACCACAGATGAACAGGATATTCGTCGTATCAACCTGCAGATACTCCTGCTGGGGATGCTTGCGCCCGCCTTGCGGCGGGACATTGGCCACGGTTCCCTCAAGGATCTTCAGGAGGGCTTGCTGGACGCCCTCCCCGGAGACGTCCCGCGTGATGGATGGGTTTTCAGACTTGCGCGCGATCTTGTCGATCTCGTCGATGCAGATGATGCCGCGCGCCGTCTTCTCGACATCGCCGCCCGCCGCGCGGAACAGCGCCTTCACCACGCTCTCGACGTCCTCGCCGACGTAACCGGCCTCGGTCAACGTCGTCGCGTCCGCGATCGCGAACGGCACGTCGAGCTTCTTGGCCAGGGTCTGCGCGAGCAGCGTCTTGCCCGAGCCCGTCGGGCCGATGAGCAGGATGTTGCCCTTCTGGACCTCGACGTCGGTCTGCTTGCCGCGCAGCCCGATGCGCTTGTAGTGGTTGTAGACGGCGACCGACAGCGCGCGCTTGGCCTGATCCTGCCCGACGACGTAGCGATCGAGCTCCTCGACGATCGCTCGCGGTGGAGGGAATTTCGGTCGCTCCGCCGCCTCCTCCTTGGCGAGGATGTCGTTGCAGAGGGTCACACACTCATCGCAGATGAAGACCCGCGGTCCGCTGATGAGCTTGCGCACCTCGCGGCGTTGCTTGCCGCAGAAGGAGCAGTGGAATTCCTCCATCTGAGACCCGATTCTTACATGTTCATCGACCGAGGCAACAGGGTGTGAAGCCCACGGTATTGGTCTTGACGCGTCGGGTCATTGCTGCGATGACATCTAACGGTGCGCGCGGTGATCATCTGCGCCGAGCCCGAGCTGGCCGTCGCTGAACGAGACTCGATTCCGGTGGTCCTCGCGGATCTCGGATGTCACACGGTGCTCGGGCGGTTCGACCTGGGCGGTCTCGACGAGGAAGCGCTACTCCGGAGCCCCCCCAACGTGGTGGTGGTCGAGGCAGGAGACGATCTCGTCCGCGCCCAGCGCGCGATCAAGAAGCTACGGAGCGGGGGCGTGCTCGCCGACACGCCCGTGCTCCTGGCGCTCACCCTCCCGCGACTCCCGGCCCTCGACTTCTCCACGGGGTTCGACGACTTCGTCCTGCTCCCGCTCGTCCCCGCCGAGCTCTACGCCCGCCTGCGCCAGCTCGACTGGAAGACGGCGACCTTCGGGTCCGAGGAGGTCCTCAAGATCGAGGACCTCGTGATCGACATCGCGGGCCACGAGGCCAAGGTCGGCGGTCGCCCGCTACCGCTCACGCACCAGGAGTTCGAGCTCCTCCGCTTCCTGGCGCAGCACCGCGGCCGCGTCTTCAGCCGCGATCAGCTGCTCGAGCGCGTCTGGGGCTACTCGTACGGCGGCGGCACGCGCACCGTCGACATCCACGTGCGCCGCGTGCGCGCGAAGATGGGCGTCGTCACCGGCGGGCTCATCGAGACGGTGCGCAACGTCGGCTACAAGATGCGCGGCGCCCGCTGACGCGTCTCGGCGGCGGGCGCGCGCGTATAGTCCGCGCGCATGTTCCACGTCATCGATCTCGGACCGGACGGCAAGGTCGTCGCCAGCGAGGGGCCGGAGCGCGCCGCCCCGCCGCCGCCGGGCACGGTGCGATGGATCGATCTCGTCGAGCCCGATCCGGCGCAGCTCGAGCACCTGCGCGCGCGCTTCGAGCTCCACCCGCTCGCGATCGAGGACTGCGCCACGTTCGGCCTGCAGTCGAAGATCAACGACTACGACCGCTACCTGTTCGTCGTCATCCACTCCTTCACCGCCGATCCCACCGACGCGCTCGAGATCCAGGTCCACGAGATCCACGCCTTCGTGAGCGAGAGCTACATCATCACCGTGCACGACAACCCGCTGCCGTCGCACGAGGTGGTGTGGGCCCGGGCCGCCGCCGACAAGGCGACGCTCGAGCGCGGGCCGTCGTGGATCCTCTACAAGCACATCGACGCGATGGTCGAGGCGACCGAGCCGATCGTGCTCCGCATCCGCGACGAGCTCGACGACCTCGAGTGGACGGCGATCGAGCAGACCGGGTACGCGGGTACGCTCGACCTGCAGAAGGTCTTCCGCATCAAGCGCACGAGCGTCGCCATGCGGCGCGTGATGCGGCCCCTGCGCGACACGATCGGCATCCTGCACCGGCGCAACGACCCGCGCATCTCGCCGCGCACCCTCCTGCACCTGCGCGACGTGTCCGATCACGTCGCGCGCCTGGCCGACATGATCGAGGAGACGCGGGAGGTGTCGGTGGGGGTGGTCGCGAACCACCAGGCGTTCACCGCGCAGAAGGTGAACGAGATCATCCGCGGGCTCACCATCTTCAGCGCGATCTTCCTGCCGCTCTCCTTCATCGTGGGCTTCTTCGGCCAGAACTTCGACCAGCTGCCGTTCGACAGCTCGGTCTGGCTCGGGCTCATGCTCGCGTCGCTCGTGCTCGTACCTGCCGGCCTCACGGAGTGGTTCCGGCGCAACGGGTGGCTGTAATATCGTGTCCGTGAGATCGACGATCGTCGCCGCGGCGGTGACCCACGTCGGCAACGTCCGGGACCACAACGAGGACGCGCACCTCGTCGAGGCCGAGGAGGGCGTGTTCATCGTC encodes:
- the clpX gene encoding ATP-dependent Clp protease ATP-binding subunit ClpX, whose product is MEEFHCSFCGKQRREVRKLISGPRVFICDECVTLCNDILAKEEAAERPKFPPPRAIVEELDRYVVGQDQAKRALSVAVYNHYKRIGLRGKQTDVEVQKGNILLIGPTGSGKTLLAQTLAKKLDVPFAIADATTLTEAGYVGEDVESVVKALFRAAGGDVEKTARGIICIDEIDKIARKSENPSITRDVSGEGVQQALLKILEGTVANVPPQGGRKHPQQEYLQVDTTNILFICGGAFVGLEKVIEHRTGQKAMGFGAEIQARRGRWTSELLTKAQPEDLLRYGLIPELVGRLPVVAVVHELDEKTLVRILVEPKNALLRQYQRFFDFEHVKLTFTDDAVSAVAQEAAKRQTGARGLRAILEEIMLDIMYEVPSQSGIAECIINREAVVERKPPIILYKKKAESA
- a CDS encoding response regulator transcription factor — its product is MRAVIICAEPELAVAERDSIPVVLADLGCHTVLGRFDLGGLDEEALLRSPPNVVVVEAGDDLVRAQRAIKKLRSGGVLADTPVLLALTLPRLPALDFSTGFDDFVLLPLVPAELYARLRQLDWKTATFGSEEVLKIEDLVIDIAGHEAKVGGRPLPLTHQEFELLRFLAQHRGRVFSRDQLLERVWGYSYGGGTRTVDIHVRRVRAKMGVVTGGLIETVRNVGYKMRGAR
- a CDS encoding magnesium transporter CorA family protein; protein product: MFHVIDLGPDGKVVASEGPERAAPPPPGTVRWIDLVEPDPAQLEHLRARFELHPLAIEDCATFGLQSKINDYDRYLFVVIHSFTADPTDALEIQVHEIHAFVSESYIITVHDNPLPSHEVVWARAAADKATLERGPSWILYKHIDAMVEATEPIVLRIRDELDDLEWTAIEQTGYAGTLDLQKVFRIKRTSVAMRRVMRPLRDTIGILHRRNDPRISPRTLLHLRDVSDHVARLADMIEETREVSVGVVANHQAFTAQKVNEIIRGLTIFSAIFLPLSFIVGFFGQNFDQLPFDSSVWLGLMLASLVLVPAGLTEWFRRNGWL